From the genome of Nicotiana sylvestris chromosome 2, ASM39365v2, whole genome shotgun sequence, one region includes:
- the LOC138886255 gene encoding uncharacterized protein: MEIFAKAYDVKVWRVIKKGNYPLPASTPPRNDHDDIYSYSKEQLEAVQVNNKARNLLHNAISGEEYEKISSCDTAKEMWDKLKVTYEGTSKVKETHINMLVHDYELFSRREGESIEEMFAMFSKIISDLKAFGKPYTSGNQVRKILRSLPTTW; this comes from the coding sequence ATGGAAATCTTTGCTAAAGCTTACGATGTCAAAGTCTGGAGAGTCATCAAAAAGGGAAACTATCCCCTACCGGCTAGCACTCCACCACGTAATGATCATGATGATATATATTCATACTCAAAAGAGCAACTGGAAGCAGTACAAGTGAATAACAAGGCAAGAAACCTGCTTCATAATGCTATAAGTGGTGAAGAATACGAGAAAATATCGAGTTGTGACACAGCCAAAGAGATGTGGGACAAACTTAAGGTCACCTATGAGGGAACGAGCAAAGTAAAGGAAACACACATCAACATGCTAGTTCATGATTATGAACTCTTCTCAAGGAGAGAAGGAGAATCCATTGAAGAGATGTTTGCCAtgtttagcaaaataattagcGACTTAAAGGCATTTGGCAAACCCTACACCAGTGGTAATCAAGTAAGAAAAATTCTCAGAAGTCTGCCAACCACTTGGTAG